The Penaeus vannamei isolate JL-2024 chromosome 39, ASM4276789v1, whole genome shotgun sequence genome includes the window TTGTCCTTGCTTTTACTGAGGACAAAATTACACACTGATTTAAaagtatacatacactatattcaAATTTGTTACAAGCCTCGGTCTTCTGCATGTTGTACAtcttaaatagaaaaaatatatattggaaaCACACATGCAGAATTCTTATCAAACTGTTTCAATTTCCATAGTTAAATTCAGAAACTTTTTTAAATAATGAATTGCTAATGACATTTATCTGTAGGAAAAAAGGTATCTAAACAAGCTAAAGAACCTTCTATTCAAGTTCTAGGAGTAAAAGTGAAATCCAACGGAGAATCTGGTTCATTGATAAGGTTGGAGTAGCAGTCTAGGTCACCTCCAGTCCACCGGATCTTAAATTTCGAAATcaactgaaagaaaaaataggtCGTCATGATGTACACTtcccaatatttatatatatttttttttattattattatttttttctaaatagatACACTttgctaaaaaaatatatacatatccaatttTATGTACCAAAAGAAGGACATTGTGAAATGTATTACATGTCATGTAAAACTGTGAGCACAGACAATAAAACtaatagagaaatagatttgTAGAGTAGAGATTGAAATGTGCAGAGTTAATGTCCTGAAaggcagaaaaatatatatatatcattatccacAAACAAACTGAAACCGACAAAAATATTTACCTGAATAATCACAGTATACATATTTTGCTCTGCCATACGTCTCGCAATACATGCTCGTGGTCCATGTCCAAACGGAAGAACCAAAAAGGGATTAATCTCCCCTTTCGCAAACCAACGTTCAGGAATGAATGCATCAGGATCAGGAAAATACTCAGGAAGACGGCAAGAGACTTGATTCTGTGTCACTATAACTGTCTGTAAATTTGAATTTTAATTGCTGTATTTTTTCAGGTGTTATAAAATTTAATTTTAATTGCAAATAACTTGTAGTTAAATACAGAAGGTAATATTCATTTCAAATTCAATAGTTAACTATATCAAacgtcattattatatcatagtGTGCACACTGGCATcactagtaataatatcattaacagaTTATCATTAACAGGATTATTATAATATGATATTCAGCTTtccatactatcatcattacaatcacaaTCACTTTTAAATTCGGATTTTAATATTCATAACTATGGTAATAAAGTTCTTTAACCAACTCAGTTATTCAAACAAATGCATTTATTATTGCATGTAAGAGAACGaatttgaaaatgaaaacaacatatTATTTTTATGGCAATTTCTTAACTTATACCTACATTCTTTGGTATTCTGTATCCTCTGATGACTGTATCTTCATTTGTAATTCGTCCCACACCCACTGATACAGGACGTAAACGGAATGACTCTTTGACCGTTGCTTTCAAATACCTAGACTTGGCTAAGACCTTTGATGTCACCTGAAAAAAATCAAGGTAATATAAAATCAGACTGATATTACAATTCAGCAAACTACATTGAtatcttgtgtatatattttattaatagaTGAATACTCTGTATATCAAACTTTGATGAATATATTCTAAAACTGAATGAACTATTGCTAGATCATGTCATTATTGGTTTCAGACAATGTTGCAAATACAGAAATgtttaattaatttatatttatttaatatttcatGTACTCAAGGGCATCACCAAGATTAATTTGGTTCTGCATAAGGGGCTAAATGGCTCATGAAAATCtaatcaagaaaaaacaaaaaacagaaaggtaGTTTAAAAAATTAGAGTGGGGGTATACCACTTTAGTTGGGTAAACATAGCCTGATGTCGCATGCCTGTATCTCCAACAGACTTGAAAGACCAGGAAGAAAGTTTGATCTATCTAGAGATAATACTCAGAAATTTCCAAGAGGATGTTAGACTAATTAAAGAACTTACTTTTCCACCTGCTTCCTCTAGTAAGCTTTTAGATTCTTCAGCCAGGATTTCTTGCTTTTCTGGGTTAGTGGCCAGATTGTAGAGAACATAAGATAAGCTAAAAGCACCctgcaaaagacaaacaaacagcctgTTACAAATAAATATTGGAAAATTCCACATCAGcattaaatattagaaaattcCACATCAACATTAAATAGAAATCGCCCTTCACATTAAGTCAACAAGTAATAAAAGTAGTTCATTCGATACTTACTGTGTCAGAACCAGCAAGGAGAGTGTCACACACAACACTTACAATGTCTTTTTTATCCATACCGCTCCTCATTAGAAAATATTCAAGTACAGTGACAGGCCCGTCATCGAGAGACTCATTGctattcatctcttttcttctttgtatttccgCTTCTTTTTCCTCAACATACTTTAAAGACGTTCTTGGGAACAAAATGCATTGTGTGTCAAGTTAGTTTGTGTTAGTGATTGTTTTTTACCTCATTTAGATAATCTTCATATTTTATGTTGTCAAAAATGAATCAtgtaaacaatatcaataaaaatagaaaatcctTGTATCTATTCATTAAATGATAAacgatacaaaaaataataaatgaaggtaTATTAACCTATATAGAATATTTTGTCCCCTCACGAGTTGCTTATAAAGGGGGGTATCAAACAGTCGCCAAAGCTGCATGCTATTATCCGTCCTGAGGATAACAGAGGTGGTGGAATTAGCAGCATGAATAAGTTCTTCTGCTTCTTGATTTGCGGCGTGGAACGACTCCTTGTTGATGCATCCAATCCGGACATCAAGAACACCAGCCATTGTCACTGTCACAGGCAAAAGAATGCCAAATAATATACAGAGTACATCAATACAGTCAGTCTTACATCAAAGATCTGTAGCATGGCAGCAGTCCTTTAGTTAAAGTCATATCTAATTACCTTACTAACTTTACCTCAATGTAGCAGTAAGCAAATATCTTTCAGAACAGAATCATATTCCTGGTTCTTAAATATTTTTCAGGAAGCTGAATAATATCCACAGTAATTGTATATCTTTAATATAGAAGATTTATCATAGGTTTTAAAATACTAATAAAGAAGGGAtgacatttataatgatgaaCATTTTTTACTTTCAAATAATTTCTGTATCAtgttactttttatcatcattaaacaGCAGGAAAATGAAATGTCTGATTAAATGAAAGCTGATTCACATTCTAAATATTTTCAGTACCTTAAATAATTCCCATTCATTATCATCCCATTCATATCAACAAAGGAGTAATCCTCAGCATTGATGAATATTCACAATACTAATAATCTTTACAGACAATTCACTATTAAATGCTCTTAAGATTACATAATGTTAGTACCAAGGAGGGCCTCATCTCTCACTGTTCCTGatgatcttttttttataaattatctTCTTTTCAAATTTACTTAATTTGGTCACACAGCATAGAAGAGAATTAGGTGTTAGCataataagtgataacaaaaaatCACCTAATCAACCCACATTTTTGTAACTCTGTAGCTACCGAACAATCAGGCCTATCATTATTCCTCTATCCTTCACCAGGTACGTGGCAGACCTTAAATTAATCAATTACTTAATTAAGATTACTTACATTCCAAGAATAAACGTTTTTCAAGATTCAAGAAGTCTGATACGGAGCCAGTAGTTGGGTCTCGTATGGCACTGATGAGGTCAACAAAATCTCTGGACACCTgtgcaaataaaacaaataaatccacGTAAATGCATGTAAACTGTTTACGAAATACAACTGTATGTTTAGGAAGTTATACATTATACACAGGATTACCCTCTAGTGTTTCAGTacctctgtatatgtatctactgGTCCACTCAGAGAATTGAAAATGTTATTTTTTGACTGATTTAGAAACAAATTTTTAAAATATGAGAACTTGAtagggataaggatgagggtgaagatgaggCTGGGAATGGGAATGATAAACACCTGATCCGCAAGAGGAAGACGACTCAACACACTTTGAGGTCGACTAAGAACTTTCTGTGCTGGACTTCGGAGTTCCCACCACTTGGGTCCATTTCTGCAATGAAAAAGATGAATTTGTTTTCATTCTCCCAATGTCccattcatctccctttctcttacttcaGTTTTTTATTatgccctttcctttcccttctagcCGCTTTTCAAATCTTGCCCACGTTCACAGAGCGTGACCTGCCATGACCGCCTTGACTGGTAAGCTAACCGCCAAACAAGTCCAATCACGAACGCTTGGCACCCGAGCCGTTCTGAAATCACTGGTGAGATCGACCTTCAGAAAAAGCTGCTTGGCGAGGTCACTGAGCACCGCGAAATGTCTGACCAGAGAGAGAACCTTGACATTCGTCTTGGTGAGCCAATTCGCTGCCTCGATATTACGGAGCTCAAAGCTCTAGAGGCTGGCGCGAGGTGCGCGACAGAGGAGCTGCGAACCTGAATGGAGGCTCTCGAAGGCTCTTCGAAGAGACAAGGCAAGAACAGAGGGTCGCTTAGATTACCCGGAGGGCCAAAGACGCCTGAAACAATTTACGTTTCTCTGGCATCCCAGAAATTtgcaacataacataacctaggATATTAAGGAACCTCCTGCAACAGCACCTGAACATTGTGCCCCTGGTAGAGCAAGCTTATCGAGTGGGAAAACCATGACAAGCCCAAAGGCACTGTGACCAAGTTCGGGAAGTTTGGGGGCCGTGACGCAGATTTTGCCTGCTGAGGCACGCGA containing:
- the LOC113803145 gene encoding cytochrome P450 302a1, mitochondrial, with translation MSILRFVANRLLWQRSCLPQWTSRQAHTAAEEMAATCPFAVEGNGTKTTKEELYQAARPFEEIPGPAPLPVVGGLYNYFPIVGQYTFKRLHHSGYKKYKQFGPIVREKLTGSLTLLLLFDPKDIETMYAGEGRYPQRRSHLALEKYRLDRPEMYNSGGLVPTNGPKWWELRSPAQKVLSRPQSVLSRLPLADQVSRDFVDLISAIRDPTTGSVSDFLNLEKRLFLELTMAGVLDVRIGCINKESFHAANQEAEELIHAANSTTSVILRTDNSMQLWRLFDTPLYKQLVRGQNILYRTSLKYVEEKEAEIQRRKEMNSNESLDDGPVTVLEYFLMRSGMDKKDIVSVVCDTLLAGSDTGAFSLSYVLYNLATNPEKQEILAEESKSLLEEAGGKVTSKVLAKSRYLKATVKESFRLRPVSVGVGRITNEDTVIRGYRIPKNTVIVTQNQVSCRLPEYFPDPDAFIPERWFAKGEINPFLVLPFGHGPRACIARRMAEQNMYTVIIQLISKFKIRWTGGDLDCYSNLINEPDSPLDFTFTPRT